GTGGAAATCCGGCTTGGAGCAGAAGTTTTTTCAACTCCCCGGATATATCGCCCGCGCTCTGAAAATCCGCTCCGACTATCTCCCGGGAGGCCTCAAACAAGGGTTTAGGCTCAATGATCACTTGATTTCACTGCAACCCCTGATCCCGTGCCGATAGAGCCTACCACAGGCTTCATACATGGGAAGACGGGTCGTCAGTATTGGAATCTTTTTGATGCCGGCCAATTCCACCGTGGCCGTTTCCGGCTTCTTCCCACGGACAAAAACGATCCCGATAAGATCGCTCATTTCTGCGGTCCTGATGACCTGAGGATTCGTCAGGCCCGTCAACAGCAGGGATTTCTCTTTGGTAAACGCGAGAACATCACTGAGTAAATCGCTCCCGCACACCGAGGATGGTTCCCGGTCGAGCCACTGGTCACCGACCAGAACATCGGCTTCCAAAATCATCTGAATCTCCCTTAAGTTCATGGACCCCCCCTACTGTCCGGCGAATGACTCGATGCCCTGGTTTCTCAATTGCTGGACAATCCGTCTCGCTTCCTCCAACGAAGGCAGGCCGGGGATCTGGACCTTGAACACTGCTGCGTCTTGACGAAGAACTGGTTGAAAACCGA
The DNA window shown above is from Atribacteraceae bacterium and carries:
- a CDS encoding DRTGG domain-containing protein: MNLREIQMILEADVLVGDQWLDREPSSVCGSDLLSDVLAFTKEKSLLLTGLTNPQVIRTAEMSDLIGIVFVRGKKPETATVELAGIKKIPILTTRLPMYEACGRLYRHGIRGCSEIK